The proteins below are encoded in one region of Odocoileus virginianus isolate 20LAN1187 ecotype Illinois chromosome 34, Ovbor_1.2, whole genome shotgun sequence:
- the LOC139032970 gene encoding large ribosomal subunit protein uL23 gives MKMAPKAKKEAPAPPKAEAKAKALKAKKAVLKGVHSHKKKKIRTSPTFRRPKTLRLRRQPKYPRKSAPRRNKLDHYAIIKFPLTTESAMKKIEDNNTLVFIVDVKANKHQIKQAVKKLYDIDVAKVNTLIRPDGEKKAYVRLAPDYDALDVANKIGII, from the coding sequence ATGAAGATGGCGCCGAAGGCGAAGAAggaagcccctgcccctcctAAAGCTGAAGCCAAAGCAAAGGCTTTGAAGGCCAAGAAAGCAGTGTTGAAAGGTGTCCACagccacaagaaaaagaagatccgGACGTCACCCACCTTCCGGCGGCCCAAAACACTGCGGCTCAGGAGGCAGCCCAAATATCCTCGGAAGAGCGCCCCTAGGAGAAACAAACTTGACCACTATGCCATCATCAAATTCCCCCTCACCACCGAGTCAGccatgaagaaaatagaagacaacAACACACTGGTATTCATTGTGGATGTCAAGGCCAACAAGCACCAAATTAAACAGGCTGTGAAGAAGCTCTATGACATTGACGTGGCTAAGGTCAATACTCTGATAAGGCCTGATGGAGAGAAGAAGGCATATGTTCGACTGGCTCCTGACTATGATGCTTTGGATGTTGCCAACAAAATTGGGATCATCTAA